A single region of the Latilactobacillus curvatus JCM 1096 = DSM 20019 genome encodes:
- a CDS encoding ABC transporter permease, with protein MLTFLTEHGSDLLIKTWEQLYISAIALVLGIIVAVPLGIALTRFPKTAKVVIAIASMLQTVPSLALLALMIPLFGIGKVPAIIALFIYSLLPILRNTYIGMNDVDPILKDSAKGMGMTPVQSIMQVEIPMATPVIMAGIRLSAVYVIAWATLASYIGAGGLGDLIFNGLNLFKPDLIIGGTIPVTLLALLVDFGLGRLEKQLTPAAIR; from the coding sequence ATGCTCACTTTTTTAACAGAACATGGCTCTGATTTACTGATTAAAACTTGGGAACAACTCTACATTTCCGCAATCGCCTTAGTTCTGGGCATAATAGTTGCGGTGCCCCTTGGAATTGCCCTCACCCGATTTCCTAAAACTGCCAAAGTAGTGATTGCCATTGCCAGCATGCTCCAGACCGTCCCCTCATTGGCACTATTGGCTTTAATGATTCCGCTCTTTGGGATTGGCAAAGTACCAGCAATCATCGCCTTATTTATCTACTCACTACTCCCTATTTTGCGGAACACCTACATCGGCATGAACGATGTCGATCCGATTCTAAAAGATAGTGCTAAAGGAATGGGCATGACGCCGGTACAATCAATTATGCAAGTGGAAATCCCAATGGCGACCCCCGTGATTATGGCAGGAATTCGCCTATCTGCGGTTTACGTGATTGCTTGGGCAACCCTTGCTTCATATATTGGCGCTGGTGGTCTTGGCGACTTGATTTTCAACGGGTTGAATCTTTTCAAACCGGATTTAATCATCGGCGGGACAATTCCCGTCACATTGTTAGCATTGCTAGTCGATTTTGGCTTGGGCCGGTTGGAAAAACAACTGACCCCCGCTGCAATCAGATAA
- a CDS encoding DUF2075 domain-containing protein — MQNAQRQNSALYKFNRPANQLTTEQQALQEQVIQFCLANAHAEHATFLIQGAAGTGKSVILSSVFKVLQTLARQTPTSPLYGSQNVLLVNHPEMLKLYKSGTTTAPVLLKKDFQRPTTFINQAAKNHQLADIVLVDEAHLLLTKSDPYNHFNQTNQLDEIRRHSRITILIFDEQQVLKVKSFWQQQQLRQRIEAAPHQTAQLTHQFRMQAHPSVENWVQTFHQQQVAALPHDPHFEFKVFTDANELYQTIRFKNQTSGLARMLATYDFPATLNDGHDHFVETSTFKLRWDRYQPTAKTYWAEREDSIDEVGSVYTIQGFDLNYAGVIIGPSVTYDPQSERLVIHPEYYEDQAAFAGAAQLADPEAAKQQIILNSLYVLMSRARNGLYLYAVDPALQAKLLSL; from the coding sequence TTGCAAAATGCACAGCGTCAAAATAGCGCGCTTTATAAATTCAATCGTCCCGCCAACCAACTAACAACGGAACAACAAGCACTACAAGAACAAGTCATTCAATTTTGTTTGGCAAACGCGCACGCCGAACACGCCACCTTCTTGATTCAAGGTGCGGCCGGGACTGGTAAGAGCGTGATTCTCAGCAGTGTCTTCAAGGTACTGCAGACACTTGCGCGCCAAACACCCACCTCGCCACTCTATGGCAGTCAAAACGTTCTATTGGTCAATCATCCAGAAATGCTAAAACTCTACAAAAGTGGCACAACAACGGCACCCGTTTTATTGAAAAAAGATTTTCAACGCCCAACGACATTCATCAATCAAGCGGCTAAAAACCACCAACTTGCCGATATCGTCCTCGTTGATGAGGCACACCTACTGTTAACCAAATCCGACCCCTATAACCACTTCAATCAAACAAATCAACTCGATGAAATTCGCCGACACAGTCGGATCACCATTCTGATTTTTGATGAACAGCAAGTGCTTAAAGTGAAGAGCTTCTGGCAACAGCAACAACTCCGCCAACGAATTGAAGCTGCTCCCCATCAGACCGCGCAACTAACCCATCAATTTCGGATGCAAGCCCATCCAAGTGTTGAAAATTGGGTGCAAACCTTTCATCAACAACAAGTCGCTGCCCTGCCACATGATCCACACTTTGAATTCAAAGTATTCACCGATGCCAATGAGCTCTATCAAACGATTCGCTTTAAAAACCAAACGAGTGGGCTTGCACGCATGCTAGCTACTTACGATTTTCCAGCAACACTCAATGATGGTCACGATCACTTCGTTGAGACATCGACATTCAAATTACGCTGGGATCGGTATCAGCCAACCGCTAAAACCTATTGGGCAGAACGTGAAGATAGTATAGATGAAGTCGGATCCGTGTACACCATTCAAGGCTTTGATCTCAACTATGCCGGCGTCATCATCGGGCCATCCGTCACGTATGATCCACAAAGTGAGCGGCTAGTTATTCATCCTGAATATTACGAGGACCAAGCCGCATTTGCCGGCGCAGCACAGCTGGCTGATCCTGAAGCCGCGAAACAGCAAATTATTCTTAATAGCCTCTACGTTCTAATGAGCCGCGCTAGAAACGGCCTTTACCTCTATGCTGTTGATCCCGCACTTCAGGCCAAATTGCTCAGCTTATGA
- a CDS encoding osmoprotectant ABC transporter substrate-binding protein yields the protein MHKIRRFITSCGLLVGSLLLLSGCQSLGIGNRQSQTIRISSSSTTESQILANILSELITHETQNKVTLINNLGSSTVTHESLIRGDADIAASRYAGTELTGTLKMKPTKDPEKAQKIVKKAFKDRYNQTWFPSYGFADTYAFMVTQETAKKYHLETVSDLGKVADQLTAGVDSVWVNHEGDGYPAFKETYGYDFKKVAPMQIGLVYSALAAGKMDVVLGYSTDGRIKSYDLKVLKDDRRFFPPYDASVVATDQILKEQPALAPLLHRLDGKIDLDTMQTLNFKVDNDLLEPAVVAKQFLQEHNYFRKGAAK from the coding sequence ATGCATAAAATACGCCGATTCATTACGAGTTGCGGATTATTAGTTGGCAGTCTCCTCCTGTTAAGTGGCTGTCAGTCACTTGGCATCGGAAACCGTCAATCACAAACAATTCGCATTAGCTCTTCAAGCACCACTGAGTCACAAATTCTCGCCAATATTCTGAGCGAGTTGATTACCCACGAAACACAAAATAAGGTCACTTTAATTAATAATCTGGGTTCTTCAACGGTAACGCATGAATCACTAATTCGTGGTGACGCCGACATAGCTGCTAGTCGCTACGCTGGAACTGAACTTACTGGTACTTTAAAAATGAAACCTACTAAAGATCCTGAAAAAGCCCAAAAAATCGTTAAAAAAGCTTTCAAAGATCGTTACAACCAAACATGGTTCCCTTCCTACGGGTTTGCGGACACCTATGCCTTTATGGTCACCCAGGAAACCGCCAAGAAATATCATTTAGAAACCGTCAGTGATCTCGGAAAAGTGGCGGATCAACTAACAGCTGGTGTCGATTCCGTCTGGGTAAATCACGAAGGCGATGGCTATCCCGCATTTAAAGAAACGTATGGCTATGATTTCAAGAAAGTTGCGCCCATGCAAATCGGACTGGTTTACAGCGCACTGGCGGCTGGTAAAATGGACGTCGTTTTAGGTTACTCAACCGATGGACGGATTAAAAGTTATGACTTAAAAGTCTTAAAAGACGATCGCCGCTTCTTCCCACCATACGATGCGAGCGTGGTCGCCACTGATCAGATTCTCAAAGAACAGCCAGCACTAGCGCCCCTTTTACACCGTCTAGATGGCAAAATCGACCTCGACACCATGCAAACCCTCAACTTTAAAGTTGATAATGATCTACTAGAACCCGCAGTAGTCGCAAAACAATTTCTTCAGGAACATAATTATTTCCGGAAAGGAGCCGCTAAATGA
- a CDS encoding hemolysin family protein, whose amino-acid sequence MSSGELFTNLFVMLVTFFLAAFFVAAEFALVQTRPSALEDAIHSGNGNPKKLNLALKMTQNLNEYLSTTQVGVSVAGIILGWIGESTVETILVDLLGLTHLISNGGLHIIGAVAGVLVLTYLEVVFTEIVPKNISIDIPMQMLMAVAKPLHYCHIIFYPFVWLLNISATGVVKLIGFSPAEEGSDVLSQAEIISLSKNAVTGGELDRNDLVYMQRAFDFNDRIAKDVMVDRTSLYVVDITDTVKDVLKDYLQQGFSRFPVVAENDKDKILGYVYAYDLVRQAQVDDSIRVSKLLRSIISVPEATPIHSLLNQMINKQTPIVVVVDEYGGTSGIVTDKDIYEELFGTVKDEIDDVSDEYIIKEDDNRYRVSGKTTLYDFERFFKTKIDAFEASDSVTLAGYVLENFTDLQQSAVIHINQFTLKVVEFNRGYIDWFEVSSEPQNNTANNTIIETN is encoded by the coding sequence TTGTCAAGTGGTGAGTTATTCACTAATCTATTTGTTATGTTGGTCACCTTCTTTTTAGCCGCCTTCTTCGTGGCCGCTGAATTTGCGCTCGTCCAAACACGGCCAAGTGCCTTAGAAGATGCCATCCATTCAGGAAATGGTAATCCTAAAAAATTGAATCTTGCGCTTAAAATGACGCAAAACTTAAACGAATATCTCTCAACCACCCAAGTGGGGGTCAGTGTTGCCGGGATTATTTTAGGGTGGATTGGTGAATCAACCGTCGAAACCATTCTAGTCGATCTGCTCGGTCTCACTCACCTGATTTCAAATGGTGGCTTACACATCATCGGCGCAGTTGCCGGCGTGTTAGTCTTAACCTATTTAGAAGTGGTTTTCACGGAAATCGTGCCGAAGAATATTAGTATTGATATTCCAATGCAGATGTTGATGGCTGTTGCTAAGCCCCTCCATTACTGTCATATTATCTTCTATCCATTTGTTTGGTTACTCAACATTTCCGCAACGGGTGTTGTGAAATTAATCGGCTTTTCACCTGCTGAAGAAGGTAGTGATGTGCTTTCCCAAGCGGAAATCATTAGCCTCTCTAAAAATGCCGTCACTGGTGGTGAATTAGATCGCAACGATTTAGTTTACATGCAACGGGCCTTTGACTTTAATGACCGGATTGCCAAAGATGTGATGGTTGATCGCACAAGTCTCTACGTCGTCGATATCACCGATACCGTTAAAGACGTCTTAAAAGACTACTTACAACAAGGCTTTAGCCGCTTCCCAGTGGTTGCTGAAAATGATAAAGACAAGATTCTTGGTTACGTCTACGCATATGATTTAGTCCGTCAGGCACAAGTCGACGATTCAATCCGCGTCAGCAAATTACTGCGTTCGATTATCTCCGTTCCAGAAGCAACCCCTATTCACAGTTTGTTGAATCAAATGATCAATAAGCAAACCCCAATTGTGGTCGTCGTTGACGAGTACGGTGGGACGAGTGGGATTGTCACTGATAAAGATATCTATGAAGAACTATTCGGGACCGTCAAGGACGAAATTGACGATGTTTCAGATGAATACATCATCAAAGAAGACGATAACCGTTACCGTGTCAGTGGGAAAACGACGCTCTATGATTTCGAACGTTTCTTCAAGACTAAAATTGATGCCTTCGAAGCCTCAGATAGCGTGACCCTGGCCGGTTATGTCTTAGAAAACTTCACCGACTTACAACAAAGTGCGGTCATTCATATCAATCAATTCACATTAAAAGTGGTCGAATTCAATCGCGGTTACATCGACTGGTTTGAAGTCTCCAGCGAACCACAAAATAATACAGCCAACAATACAATTATTGAAACCAATTAA
- a CDS encoding betaine/proline/choline family ABC transporter ATP-binding protein (Members of the family are the ATP-binding subunit of ABC transporters for substrates such as betaine, L-proline or other amino acids, choline, carnitine, etc. The substrate specificity is best determined from the substrate-binding subunit, rather than this subunit, as it interacts with the permease subunit and not with substrate directly.): MTHYLTFDHVSKLYRGGNKAVDDISFTVDKGEFICLIGTSGSGKTTTMRMINRMINPTKGTITLDGENLANVDPVKLRRKIGYVIQNIGLMPHMTIQDNITIVPKLLKWSPEKRHAKALELLKLVEMPADFLDRYPSQLSGGQQQRIGVIRALAAGQDIILMDEPFGALDPITREALQDLVKQLQSELGKTIVFVTHDMDEALKLASRIAIMDNGQIIQMGTPNEILRNPANQFVEDLIGHDRLIEAKPNVETVGQIMLKSPVAITPGKSLVDAIRLMRQRRVDTLLVVDENQHLKGLVDIENIDHHYKDATSVGDIMSTKISYVNENDLVRDTIERILKRGWKYVPVINDDHQLVGIVTRTALVDVVYDAVWGDTDESEAESDQQ, encoded by the coding sequence ATGACACATTATCTAACGTTTGATCACGTTTCAAAGCTCTATCGCGGTGGTAACAAAGCCGTTGATGACATCAGTTTTACTGTCGACAAAGGCGAATTCATTTGTTTGATTGGGACGTCTGGTTCTGGGAAAACAACAACCATGCGGATGATTAATCGCATGATTAACCCAACCAAAGGAACGATTACCTTAGATGGTGAAAATCTCGCTAATGTAGACCCCGTTAAATTGCGGCGAAAAATTGGTTACGTCATTCAAAATATTGGCTTAATGCCACACATGACTATTCAAGATAACATCACAATTGTCCCTAAACTCTTAAAATGGTCCCCAGAAAAACGCCATGCAAAGGCGCTCGAATTACTAAAATTAGTGGAAATGCCTGCGGACTTTTTAGACCGTTACCCAAGCCAATTATCAGGTGGACAACAACAGCGAATTGGGGTGATTCGCGCACTTGCAGCTGGACAAGATATTATTTTGATGGACGAACCATTTGGTGCTCTCGATCCAATTACGCGTGAGGCACTTCAAGACTTAGTAAAACAACTTCAATCAGAACTCGGTAAAACAATCGTCTTTGTCACCCATGACATGGATGAAGCACTCAAATTAGCGTCACGCATTGCCATCATGGATAACGGCCAAATCATCCAAATGGGAACGCCCAATGAAATCTTGCGAAATCCTGCCAACCAATTCGTCGAAGACTTAATCGGTCACGATCGTTTGATCGAAGCCAAACCAAATGTCGAAACTGTTGGCCAAATCATGCTTAAAAGTCCAGTCGCTATCACACCAGGTAAATCATTAGTTGATGCGATTCGCTTAATGCGCCAACGCCGCGTTGATACCTTACTGGTTGTCGACGAAAACCAACATTTAAAGGGACTCGTCGATATTGAAAATATCGACCATCATTACAAAGACGCAACTAGTGTTGGTGACATTATGTCTACCAAGATTAGTTACGTGAACGAAAATGATTTGGTCCGGGATACCATTGAACGGATTCTTAAACGGGGCTGGAAATACGTTCCCGTTATCAACGATGATCATCAACTTGTTGGGATTGTCACCCGGACAGCCCTAGTCGATGTCGTTTATGATGCTGTCTGGGGTGATACTGACGAATCTGAAGCAGAATCCGACCAACAATAG
- a CDS encoding iron-sulfur cluster biosynthesis family protein produces MALKITPAAVAKIKDKMTPGQKILLDLDDGVGPFSNVGYCSLDTNFRLLLVPADADIKDYPDEFESNLGAVYYKDYAAGYFDEHEVLDVNEKNQMLTLSNNSGLIDGHISIVVFENESMTH; encoded by the coding sequence ATGGCATTAAAAATAACACCTGCAGCAGTTGCGAAAATCAAGGATAAGATGACACCGGGTCAAAAAATTTTATTGGACTTAGATGACGGTGTTGGTCCATTTTCAAACGTTGGTTATTGCTCGTTGGATACGAACTTTAGATTGCTATTAGTACCAGCGGATGCTGACATTAAAGATTATCCAGATGAATTTGAATCAAATCTAGGGGCTGTTTACTACAAAGATTATGCAGCTGGCTACTTTGATGAACATGAAGTATTAGACGTTAACGAAAAGAATCAAATGTTAACCTTGAGTAATAACAGTGGCTTAATTGATGGGCACATCTCCATTGTCGTATTTGAGAATGAATCAATGACTCATTAA
- a CDS encoding ABC transporter permease — MTNLNTWQQLVYYFQHNGSYVLRQFSQHFLISIYGVLLAALIGIPLGIFIAHRKKLSNVIIGVANVIQTVPSLAMLSIIMLGLGLGTRTVIATVFLYSLLPIIKNTYTGMENVSDNIIDSGIGMGMTNWQLLRMVELPLSLAVIMAGIRNALVVAIGITAIGAFVGAGGLGDIIIRGTNATNGGALILAGALPTALMAIIADVTLGFIQRHLEAPQARP, encoded by the coding sequence ATGACTAATTTAAATACTTGGCAACAACTTGTCTATTATTTCCAGCATAATGGCAGTTATGTTTTACGGCAGTTTAGTCAGCATTTTTTGATTTCGATTTATGGCGTTTTACTTGCCGCGTTGATTGGCATTCCCTTGGGGATTTTTATTGCGCACCGGAAAAAGCTCAGTAATGTTATAATTGGGGTAGCGAATGTCATCCAAACAGTGCCTTCACTCGCAATGCTCTCAATCATTATGCTTGGCTTGGGGCTTGGCACACGAACCGTCATTGCGACTGTCTTTTTATACTCCTTGCTCCCGATTATCAAAAATACTTACACCGGTATGGAGAATGTTTCCGATAATATTATCGATTCCGGAATCGGGATGGGCATGACAAATTGGCAACTGTTACGGATGGTTGAACTTCCCTTATCATTGGCCGTCATTATGGCGGGGATTCGCAATGCCTTAGTGGTTGCCATCGGGATTACAGCGATTGGCGCGTTTGTTGGTGCCGGCGGTTTAGGCGACATCATTATTCGCGGGACCAACGCCACTAATGGCGGCGCCTTAATCTTAGCTGGTGCCCTGCCAACCGCCCTGATGGCCATTATCGCTGATGTGACGTTAGGCTTTATTCAACGCCACTTAGAAGCTCCACAAGCACGACCTTAA
- a CDS encoding DegV family protein, with the protein MKTAIVTDSAAYLDSQVAADHNITVVPITVIFGQQTYLENIDITSEAFYDKMRTTEKLPTTSQITMGQMQQVFDQLIKAGYDEVICIHLSSGITSFVNNLTAYAQSVEGIEVYPFDSKITSAGEGFLALEAARLVAQGEHAATIMPKLVALRATMGVYFVVDDLSHLLRTGRISNSAAFVGNLLRIKPILSFNDAGQIVALTKERTKKRAFQKVLADFKAAVESVDYPVRVSVIDGNNPEESVQWVATLTETFPGMPIETSHIGPVVGVHTGEKVMGLIWSRDYLA; encoded by the coding sequence ATGAAAACAGCAATTGTGACTGATAGTGCGGCGTATTTAGATTCACAAGTTGCCGCCGACCATAATATTACTGTGGTCCCAATCACCGTTATTTTTGGACAACAAACTTATTTGGAAAATATCGATATCACGAGTGAAGCATTTTACGATAAAATGCGCACTACTGAAAAATTACCAACGACTTCGCAAATTACAATGGGTCAGATGCAACAGGTTTTTGATCAATTGATAAAAGCGGGCTACGATGAAGTGATTTGTATCCATCTTTCAAGTGGTATTACGAGCTTTGTCAATAACCTAACCGCCTACGCACAGTCGGTTGAAGGCATCGAAGTGTATCCTTTTGATTCCAAGATTACGAGTGCCGGTGAAGGGTTCTTGGCCTTGGAAGCGGCGCGGTTAGTTGCCCAAGGTGAACATGCCGCAACTATCATGCCGAAATTGGTAGCTTTACGAGCAACGATGGGCGTTTATTTCGTTGTGGATGATTTAAGCCACCTCTTGCGAACGGGCCGGATTTCGAATAGTGCGGCCTTTGTCGGGAATCTTTTGCGGATTAAACCGATTTTAAGTTTTAACGATGCCGGCCAAATTGTTGCCTTAACGAAGGAACGGACCAAGAAACGGGCCTTTCAAAAAGTATTAGCGGATTTCAAAGCAGCAGTCGAATCTGTTGACTATCCCGTACGCGTTAGCGTGATTGACGGTAATAATCCAGAAGAAAGTGTGCAGTGGGTCGCAACGTTGACGGAAACATTCCCAGGGATGCCGATTGAAACGAGTCACATTGGTCCTGTGGTCGGCGTGCACACCGGCGAAAAAGTAATGGGGCTCATCTGGAGTCGTGATTATTTAGCATAA
- a CDS encoding MFS transporter translates to MSESAPQKTVLTQPLILLMAFITGVAVSNLYYIQPIQALVATTFHVTSGAVGTVAMLTQVGYALGLLLIVPFGDVMSRYQLILRMLGLSLLSLLAAYLAPNFIFFALTGLMIGLTSVVPQIIIPYAAVLAQPQKRGAVLGTILSGLLMGVLLSRSFSGIISSYIHWRWVYLIATIAIALLILLAALKLPKDSRPKNGPSYWQTISSIPGLIAHQRLLREAAINGFFMFGTLSIFWSTLIFYMASPAYRLGSGTVGLLAILGAAGALAAPIIGRLADAKSPRFIIATGLFMMTISYLLFLFWGHFMPILMLGIVLLDVGNQCGQVANQTRVQMLGEATSSRNNTVFMFAYFMGGASGSFFGALAWSFGGWVAVCLLALAYQCLALIAHFILYRPKSTG, encoded by the coding sequence ATGTCAGAAAGTGCTCCGCAAAAAACAGTCCTTACGCAGCCATTAATCCTTTTGATGGCTTTTATTACCGGCGTTGCCGTCTCCAATCTATATTACATCCAACCGATTCAAGCACTCGTAGCGACCACTTTCCACGTTACAAGTGGTGCGGTCGGGACTGTTGCAATGTTGACACAGGTCGGTTATGCACTTGGCTTGTTGCTGATTGTCCCGTTTGGTGATGTGATGAGCCGTTACCAGCTCATATTACGGATGCTTGGCTTATCCTTACTATCCTTATTAGCCGCTTACCTAGCACCCAATTTCATTTTCTTTGCCTTGACTGGTTTGATGATTGGCCTCACCTCAGTGGTTCCTCAAATCATCATTCCATATGCAGCCGTCCTCGCTCAACCACAAAAACGGGGCGCAGTGCTCGGCACCATTCTCAGTGGTCTTCTAATGGGTGTGCTCCTATCCCGAAGCTTTAGCGGCATTATTAGTAGTTACATTCATTGGCGTTGGGTGTATCTCATCGCTACAATTGCGATTGCGCTTTTAATCCTTCTGGCAGCCCTCAAATTACCTAAGGATTCCCGTCCAAAAAACGGGCCAAGCTACTGGCAGACAATCAGTTCAATTCCAGGGCTTATCGCGCACCAGCGGCTGTTACGGGAAGCCGCCATCAACGGTTTTTTCATGTTTGGGACACTTAGTATTTTCTGGTCGACACTCATTTTCTATATGGCCAGTCCCGCCTATCGTCTCGGTAGTGGTACCGTTGGTCTATTAGCAATCCTTGGTGCGGCTGGTGCTTTAGCTGCACCAATTATCGGTCGCTTAGCCGATGCTAAATCACCTCGCTTTATTATCGCCACTGGCTTATTCATGATGACCATCAGTTATCTTTTATTCTTATTCTGGGGGCATTTCATGCCGATTCTAATGCTCGGGATTGTTTTATTAGATGTCGGAAACCAGTGCGGTCAGGTTGCCAATCAAACCCGGGTCCAAATGCTTGGTGAAGCCACTAGTAGTCGCAACAATACCGTCTTCATGTTTGCCTATTTCATGGGTGGTGCTTCCGGTTCATTCTTTGGCGCCCTCGCTTGGAGCTTCGGTGGCTGGGTCGCCGTTTGTCTCTTAGCGCTAGCTTATCAATGTCTCGCTTTAATTGCCCACTTTATTCTTTATCGTCCTAAATCAACAGGTTAA
- a CDS encoding aldo/keto reductase translates to MSNLTSSYTLTNGVQIPKIGFGTWQTPDGQTAVAAVEEALKAGYRHIDTAQAYGNEGSVGEAIQASGVDRSDLFLTTKIWNSNHTYDLTISSFEESLKKLQTDYVDLLLIHWPNPIAYRDDWETANAETWRAMEMLYKAGKVRAIGVSNFRVRHLEALKKTATVQPMVNQLFLAPGELEPETAQYSREHGMLLEAYSPLGTGKIFSVPEMQELADKYQRSIPQIALRWSLQHGFLPLPKSVHAEYIQQNAQVFDFELADEDMAAIDALDGVVGHAQDPDTATF, encoded by the coding sequence ATGTCTAACTTAACGAGTTCATACACGCTCACAAACGGCGTGCAAATTCCTAAAATTGGCTTCGGGACTTGGCAAACACCAGACGGTCAAACAGCCGTAGCTGCTGTTGAAGAGGCGCTCAAGGCAGGTTATCGCCACATTGATACCGCCCAAGCTTACGGTAATGAAGGGAGTGTTGGTGAGGCCATCCAAGCTAGTGGCGTTGATCGTTCCGATTTATTCCTAACCACCAAAATCTGGAATAGTAATCACACTTATGATTTAACAATCAGCTCTTTTGAAGAATCACTCAAGAAATTACAAACCGACTACGTTGATTTGCTCTTAATCCACTGGCCCAACCCAATTGCCTACCGTGATGATTGGGAAACAGCCAACGCCGAAACATGGCGTGCAATGGAGATGCTCTACAAAGCTGGTAAAGTCCGGGCCATCGGGGTCAGCAACTTCCGTGTTCGCCATTTAGAAGCGCTCAAAAAGACTGCAACGGTACAACCAATGGTCAACCAACTCTTCTTAGCCCCTGGCGAATTAGAACCTGAAACTGCCCAATACTCACGTGAACATGGCATGTTATTAGAAGCTTATAGCCCACTTGGGACTGGGAAGATTTTCAGTGTGCCAGAAATGCAAGAATTAGCGGACAAATACCAACGCTCAATTCCACAAATTGCACTACGGTGGTCATTACAACACGGCTTCTTACCATTACCTAAGTCTGTGCATGCTGAATACATCCAACAAAATGCCCAAGTTTTCGACTTCGAATTAGCCGATGAAGACATGGCTGCAATTGATGCACTTGACGGCGTCGTTGGACACGCGCAAGATCCTGATACTGCAACATTCTAA